The Streptomyces phaeolivaceus genome has a window encoding:
- a CDS encoding sensor histidine kinase, which yields MAEQEARADGPSAWGGPPVWGGPSAWGGPPWRRRHGGGPPWWNRPDGDEPRSRLPWRSTLLLTVFVLVGSNAAAGFQTDERAALDPFARVLLLVGALQLLWRWRYPVAVAFGTATTAMVYLGAGYPYGPVFLTVAVGCFNAIVAGHRRAAWTAMGALWAGHVLVAHWLYRWLPPGGDDAASWGQEVAVVTWGVAIVALSELARTRREQWARERAERAQAARRRADEERLRIARELHDVLAHSISVINVQAGVGLALLDSDPEQARTALTTIKAASKEALGEVRQVLDTLRTPGDAPRTPAPGLDRLPELVEQAASAGLTVEIEGEAPPRLPPGADLAAFRIVQEALTNVVRHSGSRHARVRLGHGGGELRLRIDDDGPATGDDAGGGGNGLVGMRERAAALGGTIEAGPRADGGFRVLAVLPVRASREVEEDR from the coding sequence ATGGCAGAGCAGGAGGCGCGGGCGGACGGCCCGTCTGCGTGGGGCGGTCCCCCGGTGTGGGGCGGACCGTCGGCGTGGGGCGGGCCGCCGTGGCGGCGGCGGCACGGTGGCGGCCCTCCGTGGTGGAACCGGCCGGACGGTGACGAGCCGCGCTCCCGCCTGCCCTGGCGCTCCACGCTGCTGCTCACCGTCTTCGTGCTGGTCGGCTCGAACGCGGCGGCCGGGTTCCAGACCGACGAACGCGCCGCGCTCGACCCCTTCGCGCGAGTCCTGCTGCTCGTGGGCGCCCTCCAGCTGCTGTGGCGGTGGCGGTATCCCGTCGCCGTCGCCTTCGGGACGGCCACGACCGCCATGGTGTACCTGGGGGCCGGATACCCGTACGGGCCGGTGTTCCTCACGGTCGCCGTCGGCTGCTTCAACGCGATCGTCGCCGGGCACCGCAGGGCCGCCTGGACGGCGATGGGGGCGCTGTGGGCGGGACACGTGCTGGTGGCGCACTGGCTGTACCGGTGGCTGCCGCCGGGCGGGGACGACGCCGCGAGCTGGGGGCAGGAGGTCGCCGTCGTCACCTGGGGCGTGGCCATCGTCGCGCTCTCGGAACTGGCCCGGACCCGGCGGGAGCAGTGGGCGCGGGAGCGGGCCGAGCGCGCGCAGGCCGCCCGGCGGCGGGCCGACGAGGAACGGCTGCGGATCGCCCGCGAACTCCACGACGTCCTCGCCCACAGCATCTCGGTGATCAACGTCCAGGCGGGCGTCGGCCTCGCCCTCCTCGACTCCGACCCCGAACAGGCGCGCACCGCGCTCACCACCATCAAGGCCGCCAGCAAGGAGGCGCTGGGCGAGGTCCGCCAGGTCCTGGACACCCTCCGCACCCCCGGCGACGCCCCGCGCACGCCCGCCCCGGGCCTCGACCGCCTCCCCGAACTCGTCGAGCAGGCGGCCAGCGCGGGCCTGACCGTCGAGATCGAGGGCGAGGCCCCGCCCCGGCTGCCACCCGGCGCCGATCTCGCCGCCTTCCGTATCGTCCAGGAGGCCCTCACCAACGTCGTACGGCACTCGGGATCGCGGCACGCGCGCGTGCGCCTCGGTCACGGGGGCGGTGAGCTGCGGCTGCGGATCGACGACGACGGGCCCGCGACCGGCGACGACGCGGGCGGTGGCGGCAACGGACTCGTCGGGATGCGGGAGCGGGCCGCCGCGCTCGGTGGCACGATCGAGGCGGGACCGCGCGCCGACGGGGGGTTCCGGGTGCTCGCCGTACTGCCGGTACGGGCGTCCCGCGAGGTCGAGGAGGACCGGTGA
- a CDS encoding response regulator, producing the protein MIRVLLADDQALVRAGFKALLDAQPDIEVAGEAADGEDALRRVRELRPDVVLMDIRMPRLDGLAATRRITGDTGLDGVRVVMLTTFELDEYVFEAIRAGASGFLVKDTEPEELVRAVRAVVEGDALLSPGVTRRLISEFAARSKEPSALASLSGLTEREREVMALVGIGLTNDEIARRLVVSPLTAKTHVSRTMVKLGARDRAQLVVLAYESGLVRPGWLG; encoded by the coding sequence GTGATCCGCGTACTGCTGGCCGACGACCAGGCCCTGGTGCGGGCGGGGTTCAAGGCGCTGCTCGACGCACAGCCCGACATCGAGGTCGCCGGGGAGGCCGCCGACGGCGAGGACGCGCTGCGCCGGGTGCGTGAACTGCGCCCGGACGTCGTCCTGATGGACATCCGGATGCCACGGCTCGACGGGCTCGCCGCCACCCGGCGGATCACCGGCGACACCGGGCTCGACGGGGTCAGGGTCGTCATGCTGACCACCTTCGAACTCGACGAGTACGTCTTCGAGGCGATCCGTGCCGGTGCCTCCGGCTTCCTGGTGAAGGACACCGAACCGGAGGAACTGGTGCGCGCGGTACGGGCGGTGGTCGAGGGCGACGCGCTGCTGTCGCCCGGGGTGACCCGGCGGCTGATCTCCGAGTTCGCGGCCCGCTCCAAGGAGCCCTCGGCCCTCGCCTCGCTCTCCGGACTCACCGAGCGGGAACGGGAGGTGATGGCCCTCGTCGGTATCGGCCTCACCAACGACGAGATCGCCCGCAGGCTCGTCGTCAGCCCGCTCACCGCCAAGACGCATGTGAGCCGCACGATGGTGAAGCTGGGCGCCCGGGACCGCGCCCAACTCGTCGTGCTGGCCTACGAGTCGGGCTTGGTACGGCCGGGCTGGCTGGGCTGA
- a CDS encoding maleylpyruvate isomerase family mycothiol-dependent enzyme, translating to METAEHIRALDEEGRLLATAARKAGTDAEVPTCPEWRVRDLVRHTGAVHRWATAFVAEGHPSPRPLPDGPDLAGEALLTWFEDGHRRLVDTLRAAPADLDCWSFLPAPSPLAFWARRQAHETAVHRADAESAPGGALGEPGEPGEPGERTVDFAVDGIDELLLGFHARSRSRVRTETPRVLRVRATDTNAVWTVRLSSEPPAAERVDAAAAGDADCEISGPAPRLYLSLWNRLPLPAVTGDTALAELWRETSGVG from the coding sequence ATGGAGACTGCCGAGCACATCAGAGCCCTGGACGAGGAAGGCCGACTGCTCGCCACGGCCGCCCGGAAAGCCGGTACGGACGCCGAGGTGCCGACGTGCCCGGAGTGGCGGGTACGGGACCTGGTACGGCACACGGGGGCCGTGCACCGCTGGGCCACGGCCTTCGTGGCCGAGGGGCATCCCTCGCCCCGCCCCCTGCCGGACGGGCCGGACCTGGCCGGGGAGGCCCTGCTGACCTGGTTCGAGGACGGGCACCGACGGCTGGTGGACACCTTGCGCGCCGCCCCCGCCGACCTGGACTGCTGGAGCTTCCTGCCCGCCCCCTCCCCGCTCGCCTTCTGGGCCCGCCGCCAGGCCCACGAGACGGCCGTGCACCGCGCCGACGCGGAGTCCGCGCCCGGCGGCGCACTGGGTGAACCCGGCGAACCCGGCGAACCCGGGGAGCGCACCGTGGACTTCGCCGTCGACGGCATCGACGAACTCCTGCTCGGCTTCCACGCCCGCTCCCGGAGCCGGGTGCGCACCGAGACCCCGCGCGTCCTGCGGGTGCGGGCCACCGACACGAACGCCGTGTGGACCGTACGGCTGTCGTCGGAGCCGCCGGCGGCCGAGCGCGTGGACGCCGCGGCGGCGGGGGACGCCGACTGCGAGATCTCGGGGCCGGCGCCCCGGCTGTATCTGTCCCTGTGGAACCGTCTTCCGCTCCCCGCCGTCACGGGCGACACCGCGCTCGCGGAGCTGTGGCGGGAGACCTCGGGCGTCGGCTGA
- a CDS encoding geranylgeranyl reductase family protein yields MSSENSSADDVQRVWDVVVVGAGPAGASAAYAAAVAGRGVLMLEKAELPRYKTCGGGIIGPSRDSLPPGFELPLKDRVHAVTFSLDGRYARTRKSKQMLFGLINRPEFDQQLVEHAQKAGAELRTGVTVVRVEQHGSAVPDRRTVAVVLQSGETLLARAVVGADGSASRIGAHVGVKLDQVDLGLEAEIPVPETVAEDWKGRVLIDWGPMPGSYGWVFPKGDTLTVGVISARGEGAATKRYLEDFIGRLGLAGFEPSVSSGHLTRCRADDSPLSRGRVLVCGDAAGLLEPWTREGISFALRSGRLAGEWAVRIAEAHDAVDTRRQALNYAFAVKAGLGVEMSVGKRLLVAFERRPGLFHAALTGFRPAWRAFVDITRGSTSLGEIVRSHPIAQRALTAFDK; encoded by the coding sequence GTGAGCAGCGAGAACTCTTCGGCGGACGACGTGCAGCGGGTGTGGGACGTCGTCGTGGTGGGCGCGGGCCCCGCGGGGGCTTCGGCCGCCTACGCGGCGGCGGTCGCGGGACGCGGCGTCCTGATGCTGGAGAAGGCGGAACTGCCGCGGTACAAGACGTGCGGCGGCGGCATCATCGGCCCCTCCCGCGACTCGTTGCCGCCCGGCTTCGAACTGCCCCTCAAGGACCGGGTGCACGCGGTCACGTTCTCGCTGGACGGCCGTTACGCCCGCACGCGCAAGTCGAAACAGATGCTGTTCGGGCTGATCAACCGGCCCGAGTTCGACCAGCAGCTCGTCGAGCACGCCCAGAAGGCGGGCGCCGAACTGCGGACGGGTGTCACGGTCGTCCGGGTCGAGCAGCACGGCTCGGCCGTGCCCGACCGGCGCACGGTCGCCGTCGTCCTGCAGAGCGGTGAGACGCTCCTCGCGCGGGCCGTCGTGGGCGCGGACGGCAGCGCCAGCCGGATAGGGGCCCATGTCGGGGTGAAGCTCGACCAGGTCGACCTCGGTCTGGAGGCGGAGATCCCGGTTCCGGAGACCGTCGCCGAGGACTGGAAGGGCCGGGTCCTCATCGACTGGGGCCCGATGCCCGGCAGTTACGGATGGGTGTTCCCCAAGGGCGACACCCTGACCGTGGGTGTGATCTCCGCGCGCGGTGAAGGCGCCGCCACCAAGCGGTACTTGGAGGACTTCATCGGACGGCTCGGCCTCGCCGGTTTCGAACCGAGCGTCTCCTCCGGGCACTTGACGCGCTGCCGGGCCGACGACTCGCCGCTGTCGCGGGGGCGGGTGCTGGTCTGCGGTGACGCGGCGGGGCTCCTCGAACCGTGGACGCGGGAGGGCATCTCCTTCGCGCTGCGGTCGGGGCGGCTCGCGGGGGAGTGGGCGGTGCGGATCGCCGAGGCGCACGACGCGGTGGACACCCGCCGCCAGGCCCTCAACTACGCGTTCGCCGTGAAGGCGGGGCTCGGTGTCGAGATGAGCGTCGGCAAGCGGCTGCTGGTCGCCTTCGAGCGGCGGCCCGGTCTCTTCCACGCGGCGCTCACCGGGTTCCGGCCCGCCTGGCGGGCCTTCGTCGACATCACCCGCGGGTCGACCTCGCTGGGCGAGATCGTCCGCAGCCACCCGATCGCCCAGCGCGCGCTGACCGCCTTCGACAAGTAG
- a CDS encoding DUF6332 family protein, translated as MGRRTQAERDAMTTEIGFALFAGAVLAGVAYFGVTEFLPDVVGSLRSRPDMLRHLGASLTVVVFIVVVSIVLTRFRRAGRPARQDLAGADRADRADRADGPDSAQPSQPGRTKPDS; from the coding sequence ATGGGGAGACGGACGCAGGCCGAACGGGACGCGATGACCACGGAGATCGGCTTCGCGCTCTTCGCGGGGGCGGTGCTGGCGGGCGTGGCCTACTTCGGGGTGACCGAGTTCCTGCCGGACGTCGTCGGCTCCCTGCGGAGCCGCCCGGACATGCTCCGCCACCTTGGCGCGTCGCTGACGGTGGTGGTGTTCATCGTGGTCGTCTCGATCGTGCTGACCCGCTTCCGCCGCGCCGGCCGCCCTGCCCGACAGGACCTCGCGGGAGCCGACCGGGCGGACCGGGCGGACCGGGCCGACGGGCCGGACTCGGCTCAGCCCAGCCAGCCCGGCCGTACCAAGCCCGACTCGTAG
- a CDS encoding dipeptidase has protein sequence MPSNPVAETVASLLPRAKEELTELVAFRSVADFDQFPRSESEGAANWVADALRAEGFEDVALLDTPDGTQSVYGHLPGPEGAKTVLLYAHYDVQPPLDEAAWVSPPFELTERDGRWYGRGAADCKGGVLMHLLALRALKANGGVPVHIKVIAEGSEEMGTGGLQRYAEAHPELLAADTVVIGDAGNFRVGLPTVTSSLRGMVLMRVRVDALEGNLHSGQFGGAAPDALAALIRVLDSLRAEDGTTTVDGLPGDGTWDGLQYADEQFREDAKVLDGVELVGSGTVADRIWARPAATVLGIDAPPVVGATPSIQAGARALVGLRVPPGADVQQAIKLLESHLVAHTPWGARVSCELIGHGQPFRADTSSPAYEAMAAAMAVAYPGQEMSYAGHGGSIPLCNALAALYPDAEILLIGLSEPEAQIHAANESVSPEELERMSVTEALFLQNYATN, from the coding sequence ATGCCGTCGAACCCGGTCGCCGAGACCGTCGCCTCACTGCTTCCCCGGGCGAAGGAAGAGCTGACCGAACTGGTGGCCTTCAGGTCGGTGGCGGACTTCGACCAGTTCCCGAGGAGCGAGAGCGAGGGCGCCGCGAACTGGGTCGCCGACGCGCTGCGCGCCGAGGGCTTCGAGGACGTGGCCCTGCTCGACACCCCCGACGGCACCCAGTCCGTGTACGGCCACCTCCCGGGCCCCGAGGGCGCGAAGACCGTGCTCCTGTACGCCCACTACGACGTGCAGCCGCCGCTGGACGAGGCGGCCTGGGTGTCACCGCCGTTCGAGCTGACCGAGCGGGACGGCCGCTGGTACGGGCGCGGCGCCGCCGACTGCAAGGGCGGTGTGCTCATGCATCTGCTGGCGCTGCGGGCGTTGAAGGCGAACGGCGGTGTCCCCGTCCACATCAAGGTGATCGCCGAGGGCTCCGAGGAGATGGGCACGGGCGGCCTCCAGCGGTACGCCGAGGCGCACCCCGAACTGCTCGCCGCCGACACCGTCGTCATCGGCGACGCGGGCAACTTCCGTGTGGGCCTGCCGACGGTGACCTCCTCCCTGCGCGGCATGGTCCTCATGCGTGTGCGGGTCGACGCCCTCGAAGGCAATCTGCACTCGGGCCAGTTCGGCGGCGCGGCCCCGGACGCGCTGGCCGCGCTGATCCGGGTCCTCGACTCGCTGCGCGCCGAGGACGGCACGACGACCGTCGACGGCCTCCCCGGCGACGGCACCTGGGACGGACTCCAGTACGCCGACGAGCAGTTCCGCGAGGACGCCAAAGTGCTCGACGGCGTGGAACTGGTCGGCTCGGGCACGGTCGCCGACCGCATCTGGGCCCGCCCGGCCGCCACCGTGCTCGGCATCGACGCCCCGCCCGTGGTCGGCGCGACCCCGTCGATCCAGGCCGGCGCCCGCGCCCTGGTCGGTCTGCGCGTCCCGCCGGGCGCGGACGTCCAGCAGGCGATCAAGCTGCTCGAATCCCATCTGGTCGCGCACACCCCGTGGGGCGCCCGGGTGAGCTGCGAACTGATCGGCCACGGCCAGCCGTTCCGCGCCGACACCTCCAGCCCGGCCTACGAGGCGATGGCCGCGGCCATGGCCGTCGCCTACCCGGGCCAGGAGATGAGTTACGCGGGCCACGGCGGCTCCATCCCCCTCTGCAACGCCCTCGCCGCCCTCTACCCCGACGCCGAGATCCTCCTCATCGGCCTCAGCGAACCCGAGGCCCAGATCCACGCGGCCAACGAGAGCGTCTCCCCGGAGGAGTTGGAACGCATGTCGGTGACAGAGGCACTGTTCCTCCAGAACTACGCGACGAACTGA
- a CDS encoding TetR/AcrR family transcriptional regulator: MSTARGARARARIEVTAAIKDEARGQLAAEGAAKLSLRAVARELGMVSSALYRYFPSRDDLLTALIIDAYDSLGEAAEAARAGAAAASPAGQWVAVCEAVRTWALARPHEYALIYGSPVPGYTAPDTTVPAAARVGRVLIGIIGDAHRADGTARPELPDGLLPEARRMAGDFAPELPPEAAPGLVAAWAQLFGLVGFEVFGQFHRVVEERERFFRYAAEGLARQVGLQGVLRGE, from the coding sequence ATGAGCACAGCACGAGGGGCCCGCGCCCGCGCCCGGATCGAGGTCACCGCCGCCATCAAGGACGAGGCGCGCGGACAGCTCGCCGCCGAGGGTGCCGCCAAACTCTCCCTGCGGGCCGTGGCGCGGGAACTCGGCATGGTCTCCTCCGCGCTGTACCGGTACTTCCCCAGCCGCGACGACCTGCTGACCGCCCTGATCATCGACGCCTACGACTCCCTCGGCGAGGCCGCCGAGGCAGCGCGGGCCGGGGCCGCCGCGGCGAGTCCGGCGGGACAGTGGGTCGCGGTCTGCGAGGCGGTACGGACCTGGGCGCTGGCCCGGCCGCACGAGTACGCGCTGATCTACGGCTCGCCCGTGCCCGGGTACACCGCGCCCGACACGACGGTGCCGGCCGCGGCCCGGGTCGGGCGGGTGCTCATCGGGATCATCGGGGACGCCCACCGGGCCGACGGGACGGCGCGGCCCGAGCTGCCGGACGGGCTGCTGCCCGAGGCGCGCCGGATGGCCGGGGACTTCGCGCCCGAGCTGCCCCCGGAGGCGGCCCCGGGGCTGGTCGCGGCGTGGGCGCAGCTGTTCGGACTGGTCGGCTTCGAGGTGTTCGGGCAGTTCCACAGGGTGGTCGAGGAACGCGAGAGGTTCTTCCGGTACGCGGCGGAGGGGCTCGCCCGCCAGGTGGGGCTCCAGGGCGTACTTCGCGGGGAGTAG
- a CDS encoding NUDIX hydrolase, with product MIVWINGAFGAGKTTTARELIELIPNSTLFDPEVIGGALTHMLPAKRLAEVGDFQDLPSWRRLVVDTAAALLAELGGTLVVPMTLLRQEYRDEIFGGLASRRIPVRHLLLAPAETILRERIAGREIPPDLPDGEMRLRQWAYDHIAPYRAALSGWLTTDAHLVDTGALTPYETARRIADAVAADDVPVCDIVQTPEPTAETVAAGVLLFDEEDRVLLVDPTYKAGWEFPGGVVEAGEAPARAGVREVFEETGIRLEEVPRLLVVDWEAPARPRYGGLRLLFDGGRIDTGGAQRPVLPGTELREWRFVTEEEAADLLPPVRYERLRWALRARERGAALYLEAGVPV from the coding sequence GTGATCGTCTGGATCAACGGTGCGTTCGGTGCGGGGAAGACCACCACCGCACGGGAACTGATCGAACTGATCCCGAACAGCACGCTCTTCGACCCCGAGGTCATCGGCGGCGCACTGACACACATGCTGCCGGCCAAACGCCTCGCCGAGGTCGGCGACTTCCAGGACCTGCCGAGCTGGCGACGGCTCGTGGTCGACACCGCCGCCGCACTGCTCGCCGAGCTGGGCGGCACCCTCGTGGTCCCCATGACCCTGCTCCGCCAGGAGTACCGCGACGAGATCTTCGGCGGCCTGGCCTCCCGCCGCATACCCGTACGGCATCTGCTCCTGGCCCCGGCCGAAACGATACTGCGAGAGCGAATAGCGGGGCGGGAGATTCCGCCCGACCTCCCCGACGGCGAGATGCGGCTGCGTCAATGGGCGTACGACCACATCGCGCCCTACCGCGCCGCGCTGAGCGGCTGGCTCACCACCGATGCCCATCTCGTCGACACGGGCGCCCTCACCCCGTACGAGACCGCGCGGCGCATCGCCGACGCCGTGGCCGCCGACGACGTACCCGTGTGCGACATCGTGCAGACCCCCGAGCCGACCGCCGAGACGGTCGCCGCGGGGGTTCTGCTGTTCGACGAGGAGGACCGGGTGCTGCTCGTCGACCCGACCTACAAGGCGGGTTGGGAGTTTCCCGGCGGCGTGGTGGAGGCCGGGGAGGCGCCGGCGCGGGCGGGCGTGCGTGAGGTGTTCGAGGAGACCGGGATACGGCTGGAGGAGGTGCCCCGGCTGCTGGTGGTGGACTGGGAGGCGCCCGCGCGGCCTCGGTACGGCGGGTTGCGGCTGCTCTTCGACGGGGGGCGGATCGACACGGGTGGGGCGCAGCGGCCCGTGCTGCCCGGGACGGAGCTGCGGGAGTGGCGGTTCGTGACGGAGGAGGAGGCGGCGGATCTGTTGCCGCCGGTGCGGTACGAGCGGTTGCGGTGGGCGCTGCGGGCGCGGGAGCGGGGCGCCGCGCTGTACTTGGAGGCCGGGGTGCCGGTGTAG
- a CDS encoding nitroreductase family deazaflavin-dependent oxidoreductase, translating into MSSSPHYIKANPFDRALNGFIGRLARHGVSLLGTAELSVRGRKSGEWRRLPVNPLPYEGGPYLVSARGHSEWVRNMRAAGGGRLQVGRRTQEFTAVELPDEEKPVVLRTYLKKWGWEVGRFFGDVNADSTDEELLAAAPKHPVFRITVQR; encoded by the coding sequence ATGTCGTCGTCGCCCCACTACATCAAGGCCAACCCCTTCGACCGCGCGCTCAACGGCTTCATCGGCCGGCTCGCCCGCCACGGCGTCAGCCTCCTCGGTACGGCCGAGCTGTCCGTGCGCGGCCGCAAGAGCGGCGAGTGGCGTCGGCTGCCGGTCAACCCGTTGCCGTACGAGGGCGGCCCCTATCTCGTGTCGGCGCGCGGCCACTCCGAGTGGGTGCGCAACATGCGGGCGGCCGGCGGCGGACGGCTCCAGGTCGGGCGCCGGACGCAGGAGTTCACCGCGGTCGAGCTGCCCGACGAGGAGAAGCCCGTCGTGCTGCGCACCTACCTCAAGAAGTGGGGCTGGGAGGTGGGCCGGTTCTTCGGCGACGTGAACGCCGACTCCACCGACGAGGAGCTGCTCGCCGCCGCGCCGAAGCACCCCGTCTTCCGGATCACCGTTCAGCGGTGA